The Solanum pennellii chromosome 7, SPENNV200 DNA segment ctGCGTGcatgcgtgcgtgcgtgcgtgcgtgcgtgcgtgtgtgtgtgtgtgtgtgtgtgatttataattattaatattttgaacaatttataaaatttcatatgctatgaaataatataaaacaagaGAAGAATAAAGTCGGGAGAAAAGAGAAGTCTTTTTATTCTCTTGATGTATATTCAGAATTCATAAATCTTTATTACAATGAAGGATAACCTctttatttataggggaaaCCTAACTTTGTCCCCAAGTAGAAtttctaaccatatcctaaaaggactccacataattagacattcactataataaaaatatgtttataacactcccccttgaatgtcggtagattatgtgcctcatTTAAACTTTACTAGATAAAACCCTGTAGGTAAAAATctagtgaaagaaaaagagtatgcatatctaataatacgcattatggatgcctcattaaaaacctgaCAAAGAAAATGCAATGGGacaaaactttatgaggacaaaaagagtacaacacgtattaactccccctaatgactgaaaaaattgaaatttgcaACTGAACCTAAAAGATCTAATTTGGGAGAGAAGGAAGATGTGAAATGTAAACTGATTTCATTGATTGAAAAAAGATATTTGTACAATGCTCCATTTGCATATTTATAATGCTACAACGAAACTCAGTCTATCACAATCGTACACCTGTCAATAACAGAATTCAGTTATAACTAAAACCAACTAACTGCTAAGCTAAAACTATTGAACTATAAGCTAAACTATAAGCTAACAAAGTAGTAACAGAATCAAGTTACACGACTATTGTCAATACTTTTCCTCAAACTAGGTGTGTTGAATACATTCAGAACACCAAGTTTGGATAAAAGTGATTCATGTTGCAGACTACCAAAGCTTTGGTTAAAATGTCTGCTTGTTGGTGTTGTGTGGGGATGTACATAGTGCTAATCAAACCTTGTTGAATCTTCTCCCTAATAAAGTGTCAATCGATCTCTATGTGTTTTGTCCTCTCATGAAAACAGGATTTGCTGCAATTTGAAGTGTTGCCTTACTATCACAGAACACAGACACTTGTTCCTCAATCtgaatattcaattttttgaacAAATTAGTTAGCCAAACAATTTCTGCTGTAAGACAAGCCAAACTTCTATTCAGCAGAACTTCTTGAGACTGTAGCCagtttctttgatttccaaaagatgagagaGTCTCCCAACTTTAGTAGATAACCTGTCATTGATCTTATGGTATTTGGGCATGCtgcccaatctgcatcacaaaaaTAAGTCAGTTGAATCTTCTTCTGTGAGGACATAAGTAAATCTAATCCTGGTTGTGTCTTGATATATCTAAGAACTCTAAGAGCAGCATGCCAGTGCTGAGCTTTTGGTTTCTGTAGGAATTGACTGAGAGTCTGGACTGTGTAAGCTATGTCTGGTCTGGTGATGGTTAAGTACAATAACTTCCCAATCATTCTTTGATATTGAGTAACATCCGGATGCAACTCCTCCTCACTACAATCATCCGTAAAAGCTATAGTGAGTTTCATATTACATTCCAATGGGGTATTTGCTGCCTTGCCTCCAGTAATGCCTGCTTCAACTAAGAGCTTTTAGACAAATTTACTTTGGTTCATTAGGATACCCTTTTCGGATCTGCTGAATTCTTTGCCAAGGAAGAATTTCAACTCTCCTAAATCCTAGATCTTGAACCACTTATGCAAGATGGCTTTGGTTTCCTGAATCAGTGCAACATCATTCCCAGTAATAAAAAGGTCATCAACATAGCCCAAGATAATAATTAACTTGGCTCCTTGATTCTTAGTGAATTGTTAGTAATCAAAATGACTCTGATTGTATCCATATTTCAATAAGGTCTCAGTGAGATTAAAATTCCATTATCTTGAAGCTTGTTTGATCCCATAAAGAGATTTCACAAGCTTATAGACCATAGGTGGTTTATCAGTGGCAACTTGTAGACCTTGAGGTAATTCCATGTATACATCTTCTGTGAGATCTCCTTGCAAGAAGGCATTGTAGACATCCATTTTGTATATACACCAATTCTCTGCAGCAACCAATGCAACAATATTCCTTACTGTCACCGTCTTTACCACTGGAGAAAAGGTTTCTTGGTAGTCTATACCAGCAGTCTGACTATACCCCTTTGCTACTAATCTAACTTTGTACCTTTCTACTTCACCATCTGccttatgtttgattttgaatatcCACTTACAACTAATTACAGGCTTCCCATGTGGCCGAGGAATTAGATTCCAAGTGTCATTTTCATCAAGAGGTTGTAATTCTTGCTGCATTGCTTCTATCCACTTCTTATCATGTAAGGCTTCTTCATAAGAATTAGGTTCACTAACAGCTGAAAATTTACTTAAACAAGCTCTATATGTGAGATATATGCTCATATGAAACACAGTTGGACAATGAGTGAGTTATCTGCTTCCCAGGAGTGATATAGTCTTGATGCCAGGCTGGTGTAATCACAGTTCTACTAGATCTCCTAGGGATATTAGTGGTTGGTTGACTCTCAGGAACAAACACCATCATTTATAGTATCATTCAAAGTTGTGGACATCTCAGAATCTTCAGGTAAATGATCAATAACAATCTGCAGATATATGATCAATAACAACAGTCTCTGCGGGAACTTGATCTTGTTCTTGTTCTAATGACTGAATGAAGTCTGGAAATAGATGAATTGTATCATCATGAAGTtccttaaaagaaaatatattctcCTTAAACACCACATCTCTACTAACCATGAACTTCTTGTGAGCAATATTATAAAGAAGATACCCCTTCTGGGTCTAAGAATAACCCATCATAACACAAGCAGCAGCTCTGGGAGAAAATTTGTCTTTCTTAATTAGTGTGGTAGTATAACATAGACATCCAATAGTCCTTAAATGATACAACTTAGGCTTCCTTTTGATAGAAGACTTCATAAGAAGATTTACCTTTCAATGTATGAGTAGGTAACCTGTTGATTAAGTAAATAACTGCTACAACAAATTCTCCCCAAAACCTGATAGGCATACCACCCTGAAACAGAATACTCCTTGCTACTTCCAACACATGCCTATGATTTCTTTCTACCACTCCATTTTCTTGTGGAGTGTGTGGACAAGAGCTTTGGTGAACTATGCCTAAAGAGGCAAATAAGTCTTTGCATTCAATGTTAAAAAATTACCCCCATTATCTGATCTAACATTCTTCACATAGTGATTAAATTGAGTGTTAACCATTTGGATAAAAGACTTCAAAACAGTAACAACATCAAATTTCACTCGAAGCAAATACAACCATGTAAATCTAGAATAGTCATCAACAATAGTAAGAAAATACTTGAAACCAGCATGGGAGCTGATTTTATGTGGACCCCATACATCAATATGTATCGATTCAAATACAGAACTACTTCTAGTTGTAGATATAGGAAATGGTAAACTTGTTTGCTTAGCTAATGGACATACAACACAATCATTGACAAGTCTATCATTGATGGAAATTAGTTTCTTCAAGGTAGTAGAGAATGGGTGTCCAAGTCTATTGTGCCATAACATGCCTTCATCTTCATTGGTATTTATATGCATCAACTTTGCACTAGCTGTATTTATATTGCTTCCATCTCCAACCTCTTTAttcaatagaaaatataaaCCTCCTGTCTCCTTAGCAATCCCCTTAACCTTCCCAGTTAACAACTCCTGAAATACACAAAACTAAGGGAAAAATCTTACTGAGAAGTGTAAATGCCTGGTTAACTGAGAAACTGAAATCAGATTATACTTGAACTCAGGGACCACTAAAACATTAGCCAACACATCACCATCATCCCATCTATAACTACCAGTGTGTGTTATTGGCTCAGTACCTCCATCAGGTAATTGTACATGGTTCTGATCACTTTATTCTAATGCAACTATGTCAAACAATTAAtgtattgatgttgttatatgCTTTGTTGCGCCAGAGTCTACTACCCAATGTTTaagtatattattaataaagaaTGAGTGATCCATACTTGCTTTATTGATTGCTGGGATCACATAATTCTCCTTGTTCAATAGCCGGAGAATTTGACCATATTGCTCTTGTGTGAATGTAGGAGGAGTTTGGCCAAGTGAATCATTCTCAACAGCATTGACATTTGCTTATCCTATTAGCAGCATTTCCACACTTCTTCCTAAATTTGTAGTCTGGTGGGTGTCCAACAACACAATAACATGTTTCTATGGTGTGGCCCTTTATTTTGCAAACCTCACACTGCAGATTGTAGTCCCTTTTTGGATTGTAGAGTCTTGATTGTTGGTGATCTCTACCAGCATATAAGGCAGTAGAAGTAGAGGCATCTACATCTCCTCCTGATTAAAGAACCACCACTAGTGTTTGAAGTAGCACTTGTATCTCCTTCTAAATAAGAGCCTCCACCAGTGTACTGTCTTTTATCTTTCCCAACATACAAAGCATTAGAAATTCCCAAATCTCCTCCTGAATATGAACCTGTTGTTACCCACTGACTCTCATCTGAAATGATCATCGAATATGATTTGTTCACAGAGGGCAACGGAATCATCATAAGGATCTGACTACGTGCTTGAGTGTATTACTCATTGAGTCCCATCAGAAATGcaaataatttcatatattgcAAGTGACTTGCATACACTATAGATTTATCACATCCACACGAAGGAGGTGCTACAAGGGCATCCACTTCATCCCAAAGAAGTCTTAGTCGTGTGAAAGATGCAGAAATAGAGGAAGTACCTTGTGTGATAGTGCAAATATTTCAATGCAACTGGTAACCTCTCGATCCATTTACCTTATCGAACGTCTCTTTTAAGTCAGCCCATACAGTAGCTGCATCATTGGTGTATATGATTCCACTCATCAATTCCTTCGAAATAGATTTAGAATCCATGATAAAACAAATGCATTGCACTTTTCCCACTGTTCTTCTAATGCAGCACTGTAATCACTCTTTTTACAGGTACCAAAGACAAATCCAGATTTGCTTTTAGCTCGAACAGTAAGGAGCATCGATCGTCTCCATAATGAATAATTCTCCAATGAACTGAAGTCAATATTGAACCTGAAGTGTCAGATTGCAGAAGATACAAAggatgattttgatttttctcaaCTACTTCGATCGTATCAGTGCTCACCaccattttccccaaattttggATCACAAATCAAAAATAGAGAATCGCAGAGAATTGCAGGAAGCAGATCAACAAAATGACGAGTGAATTAACTGTGGATTCGCTGATCTGATACcatgacaaaaattaaaatctgCAATTGAACCTAAAAGATCTAATTTGGGAGAGAAGGAAGATGTAAAATGTAAATTGATTTCATTGAttgaaaaaagatatatttacaATGCACCATGTGCATATTTATAATGCTACAACTAAACTCACAGCCTATCACAATTGTACACCTGTCAATAGCAGAATTCAGTTATAACTAACACCAACTAACTGCTAAGCTAAAACTATTAAACTATAAGCTAAACTATAAGCTAAGAAAGCAGTAACAGAATCAAGTTACACCACTATCATCAATAATGCCAACATCAATTCAGAGATTAGAATCTTTATTTTCCAaacttgtgcaccatcttcttgaaagttatAGTTGGCAGAGACTTTTTGGATAAATCAACTATATTATTACTTGAAATAAcatgttgcatgttgatatctccattcttgggagctcatGAGTGTATAAAAGTTTTGACGAAATATGTTTCCTTCTATCTCCTCATATGAATATTCACTTCAGGATCAATTATTTCTGCAAattccttacttcaacttctttaagctAATAATTTAGtgccttttgaaaactctttaAGAGTTTCAATTCAAGTCATcaactttcataaaaaatacaaaatattatcgATTGTTTGAATCTATATATGAGTATTATAAACaagttttttaaaaacttgtatatgttttAGATATTGAACTCATttgattttcatattaattttgtcaagtgacaacattcaatattCGATGTATAacatcttctagtgcctagattgcaagtcaaataagttttACACTTATACAGATGCAccattccacttttcacttgataattatttctacaccgATATGCTTTAGTAGACGTAGAATTCATATCCTCACAATTTCTTATAATATTAcgcgctattgtatcaaagatatcatccacgatatatcattttttatctattcacaatatgacataacttattgagatttcatcacttcattatttttaggtagctacctctctcatgaggtttcataaagtgaTATGTCATAGGCTCACCAAGAgcacattgtctccttattatgatcattttgattctttgatcctcctccttttttaaggattattttatttagaattgattagtctatcatgcttcatgcataTCGTAGACTCTATCCTTAAGGGACATTtaataggagtatttacaaTTCTTGTGTTGCTGCTAATCTCCCctcttatgttagacaaactaacatatatcgtaatcttttggagaatctatctttgtgcatcattatatattcattgattatataataCGTATAAAAACaatcagatgaaaaatattagGTCCCTgaccataaatcaattgaaagaagatttgatcataatttattggTCTAATGCgtacaattacttttgtatgtaatatcatatttcaaaTCAACAATGAAGCTTcattttcataagcaatgattTCATTAATTGAGACATTCAATGTCACAACATCttgatatttatcaatattatcaagatgaaTTATCTTAATTTCATATTCTGAAAGTTGTGCTTTCAACTCAATTATCATGCACAAACAAATTTGGGAATGCCAAACTACAGATTGACAACAAACACACATGTGATTATCCTATAGATACATCgctttatcatatcacatgataggtgaacaTACCCATATTCACCTTTAATACTTTTCGGAATTTAGAATTTAGTCTCAACTTTAGTTGATCGAATCAACTTATCACTAGAACAAGCAACAtaaataattcttaaataaTCTTTCAGTTCTTCAATGTATGTCttactcagtatgcacatctttgagatgaccaaattattcatgtcaactaataatattattagtaCTTGTTAACTCCAAGTTAACTATGTCATGTgtcttttgctttagtaaatttcaaatttattactattatatgagcaAATTTCAACTTTAATACTCCTGGAGTAAATttcagttttttatttttttctcaattactCTACCTCTTCTAAAAGGTGAGTCGTGACCCCATCACTGAATAGACTAATCCGATTATCAGAAAAGTGATTAgtaatcatattatttgtgTCAATATTTTcgcaaacatcaagttgcgagataacaatatgcacacatgagaccatctagaAGAAACATCTATTGGGACCATTAAGTATCTAAACAATCCACTTGGTGgatgaataggtccacaaatatctggATACGTTCCTAGAAAACAGGGGATTCGATCTCAATTTCCgtttatgatggtctcacaattaatTTGCCTTGCTAAAAAGCAgatcattcaaaaaaaaatttaggttcTTTGATggatgtccattttaatttttcataatttgcttaaacattatagactaatgATGTCCCAGACAATCATGTCAAATTAAGAAAGCATTGGAATTTGTATAGATTGTTCCtcaattacattaattattatCCAATAAAAGTCAAAAGATAAAGTATGAAACTTTTCTTTAACATGTGTCTGCCAAaagacattcttggtgataccacatcTACAACCAAAGTTTGCAATCTTTTCCACgcctagcatggtggcttaCACCTCATTTCCTTTAGAGAATGAATctatatttttagcatttattaaaagttctcattcttcatgaatggaacacaaacatgtgcgcatattaaattatgatagttTTAATACCTCATTCTATATTTATGTAcattattcaatcacttgtACTCTTTCTGACATATTATGCACTACCACCACATTCAATTTAGGTAATGAAGCaaattcagtaaatttcatgaattctcataaaaaaaacacattagtttttctttaatcattattatatcatcaatatggtgcattaagattcaaattcaatgtcttattcatataaaaaagTCTTAGGCTATAAATCGATGGAACTTGAATCCAATATCTTCTCATCATGGTGCACGAGGACTTTAAAccaatgtcttaccctcttggtgcgattGGACGTAAATCCATCgcttattcttttggtgcaataaaacttaaaatctatcgtcttaccacaatgaggctcaacctcaagcctttaaaataattgtatttttatcacttttgattatcattaatatgatcatacattataattacacacaaaattgaaattattgatttattataatcaatATTACAGTTAATAGATATAACTTAATAGATGACATAACTtatataaaggttgaaaacatacctTTCATTAAACTgcgttcatttaattattaaaataaataaagaaattctCTTCTCAATCGAATAAAATAAAACGTATAAAATGTCGACAGGCCTCTTTAGATACTTATTCCAGATCCAGATGGTTACTCCAGATCtatcacataaataattataactaaaagataaatcataccttacAGATATGAAAATCTTATTTtataacttatgcaagatctcttttgcactttttccgtctttaatcataattttttaagaatagaTTAATTGTGTTGAGAATGTGTTATGGAATAATATAAAACAAGATAAgaataaagtagggagaagagagaagacttcttatttcttttgaaatatattCAGGATTTATAGATCTtttttacaatgaaggaaaatctCTTTATTTATACAGGAAACCTAACTTTGTTTTCAAGTAGGAtttctaaccatatcctaaaagaACTCctcataattagacattcattatgatacaaatatgtttataacagtATAATTATCAAACTAGAACTTACATTTTTTATGCGTTTACATAGATGGGTTTTTTCGATTTTACTATCGTTTACCGtctttttgattttaaaattagatgatgtgtctttttaaaattgaaaattcatGTGAGTGATCAATTTATTGAGATGACAATTATGTATTCTAAAATAATTCAAGTaagaaaaagtaagaaaaaagcAAACATGACCACAAAATAATTCTTTCTCCTAGCTAATTAGAAAGccacaaaatataatattatctaAGAATCATCTATCTTGatccaattaaataaaataaaaaatctcataATAATTCAAGAGTATAATTGGAAAGAAGCTTCCTGTAAAGTTTAAATCTCAAGACAATATTAAATGGAAATAAAAGTGAATCATTcacttgataaaaaataaacccGACATTACTAGTCAATGCATTACTAATCAATGCATTATTAATCTCGATACCAATAATTAACATACCAAGTACAAAAAGTAAGATCTAACctatatatacaatatcatTTTCCAGCAGACCCCATGTCAAACCCCCTATGTAAATGGTGGAAACTGAAGCGAGGCGGCAAAGACACTCACTAAGCTGCTGGCAGGTGAACACTTAAAAGATGGAGGACTGAGGTTCACTTGGAAATGTGTTTCATCAAGTCCAAGAAAGTGAATATGTCATAGGTAGAAAGTAAACAATGTCAGAAAAGCCCTAGTAGCACATTCATCATATCACTAGTTTTCATATCACTAGACCATACCAGCCTACTTTATTTCCCAACTAGCAAGAACACATAGCAAGTTTTCATATGACTGTCCCATCTTTAATGGTTGCATTCTTCATTATGACGGTGATCCCGGACCTAATGTAAAATCCTTCTGCTGACCTATCAGCTTCTTCAACACCCTGCAACAACATCCAAGCATCAGTTAAACTAGTATTAACTTCCGTGATGATTTCAAACTTCAAAAGAAAGATACTTGCTTGCTTGTTCAGAATAACCACATCTTTTCCTATCTTAGCGTTCTTGTCAATTATGCAATTCCTTCaagaaaatacaaagaaaagcaTGTCAAAGTCCACTCAAGGTAACCATGTTGAAGTTTGGGCAAAGAACTGTAAACTACATTGAAATGAATAACGATACACTAATCAGAGGACCAGAGCTCAAAGTTTTTAAGCTGGTCCTTCAAAATGGAAGTCTGAGTGGTCAATTTTCAATCCACAAGTGTGAGAAGTGAGTACGGGTTCAGTAGAAAATCTTACTGTATCTTGGTGTTTGGCCCGACCCCTATTGGAACCTTTCCTTCTGCTAATAGTGAAGCAATCTCAGATTCAGTTTGATAATAATCTGCACCCATCATCATAGTATCCTGAGATATGTAAAGACACATTCAGCCTATAAACAAGTAAGCACTAAATAGCTGTTTATGAACAAAGCACCTGAGTGCTGAGGTCATACTTGTTCATTACTCTAATATGCTAAAGTCCATACCTAGAGTACATGTTACCAGCTTATTTGCAGAAATAAATCAAAACGTTTAAATCATCCTTCCTACAACTAGTTTGATTGCACATTCACAGGTAGATGGTAACTGTTATGTGCCTTACACGTCTGTCATCTAGGTTTCTAAGTTGTCAGAATGCATCAGATGAATGCAGGATGTCGTTTTTTAATTTAGTCCAAACTCTAGCTCATAGAACTGTCAACCTAAAAACAGATAAGAAAAGCTTTCAGTGAGTATGAAAACATACCTTAAACTCAACACCATAGTCTAAGCGTGATCGTACACCAACTATGGAGTGCTGAATGTTACATTCCCTCAGAAAGCAGCCATGTGAAATTATTGCATCCACTATCTGACAATGAACAGCATTAACATGACAAGTTCATAGCGCCCAGCAATCCTGGAAATTTTTATTACAAGTATTCATGTTAACTTGCATACCCTGCTTTTGTCAACTTTTGTAGGAGGTAAGAACCTAGCAGAAGTGTAGAACGGGGTCTTCGGGTCATTGAAGTCAAACTTTGGAGGCTACATTAAACAGGGAGAGAAGAGGGAAAATGCAATTTAGTAACAAGTTATTAATCAATAACTGAAGGTGGAGATTATggtaaattaaaaagaaatagaacCACCAAATTCGTTGAGGATTACTTAAAATACTGCTACATATTTCAGAGTCCTTGCATCAACCGTCTAGCTCTTACTTCGAGTAAGGTAGAAGTAGTTAGATGGTAGTAAACATTAAGGTGCTCACCTGCTTTGTGAGTGCCAAGTTGGCATCAAAGAAAGACTTCACTGTTCCAATATCCTCCCAGTAATCATTAAACAAATATGCCTAATAAATCAATCAGTCAGAATCAAAGTATACAATGAACAGCAAAATTTCTGAACTTCAAAAGGCTAGAAGTTGCAATTGAGAAAGTTACCACCAGCTATTACCTGGACATTGTGATCTTTCACAGCAGAAGGGATGATTTCAGAGCCAAAATCATTGCATGAAGGGTACGCTGACTTGAGAAGTTTTAGTAAAACATCAGTTTTGAATACATAAACACCCATGGATGCAATGTAAGGAAAATTGGACGCCTCTTGCTCAGATAGTCCGAGGATAGATGTGTCAACTTGCTGCAATAGAATATTAAACATACAAAGCAAGTTATGTAGGAGAAGAGACAATAAGAAAGTAAGAGGGGCTGTAAGGGGATAATTTGTTAATAGCTAATCCAGTTTAAAAAGAATTTACAAAGTTCCAGGTGTGGAAGCCCAAATATATGTACCATTGCCTTCAAAGCAGGGCCTTTTGGTTTTTCAGCAAATTGGATGATACGTCCTGTTTCATCTATTTTCATCAATCCAAAATCTGAAGCTCGACTGCCAAAAGAGAGGATCGAAGAGGGtaagagatagagagagagaaaggtCTTGATTAACTCCTTGATAGAGCTTAAAAATGTTTGTTAGCCCTAATAGTGCATTCTAAATAGACAACATGACTGAAATCTGGAAGCAGATAACACAAATAGACTTAAGGGAAACTGCAAAGTGTACCTCTGTATGCTTCCAGATCTTTCAGTGGATATTAATCAGTGCTGGTGCTTAGAAGTTAATGAGGATGCAAGATGGGAAAATGTATCTACATTATTACTATATATCCATGATGATGGTGATTAAATACATACCAGGTCCAGTTATATAGTTAAACTAAAAAGATTTTCAAGCTTTCTACCATTCTAATTTTCTCTCTTATTCTATTTCCTGATCTGAAAACCAAA contains these protein-coding regions:
- the LOC107026550 gene encoding glucose-1-phosphate adenylyltransferase large subunit 2, chloroplastic/amyloplastic isoform X1, yielding MDALCAGTAQSVAICNQESTFWGQKISGRRLINKGFGVRWCKSFTTQQRGKNVTSAVLTRDINKEMLPFQKSIFEEQPTADPKAVASVILGGGVGTRLFPLTSRRAKPAVPIGGCYRLIDVPMSNCINSGIRKIFILTQFNSFSLNRHLARTYNFGNGVGFGDGFVEVLAATQTPGDAGKMWFQGTADAVRQFIWVFENQKNKNVEHIIILSGDHLYRMNYMDFVQKHIDTNADITVSCVPMDDGRASDFGLMKIDETGRIIQFAEKPKGPALKAMQVDTSILGLSEQEASNFPYIASMGVYVFKTDVLLKLLKSAYPSCNDFGSEIIPSAVKDHNVQAYLFNDYWEDIGTVKSFFDANLALTKQPPKFDFNDPKTPFYTSARFLPPTKVDKSRIVDAIISHGCFLRECNIQHSIVGVRSRLDYGVEFKDTMMMGADYYQTESEIASLLAEGKVPIGVGPNTKIQNCIIDKNAKIGKDVVILNKQASIFLLKFEIITEVNTSLTDAWMLLQGVEEADRSAEGFYIRSGITVIMKNATIKDGTVI
- the LOC107026550 gene encoding glucose-1-phosphate adenylyltransferase large subunit 2, chloroplastic/amyloplastic isoform X3; its protein translation is MDALCAGTAQSVAICNQESTFWGQKISGRRLINKGFGVRWCKSFTTQQRGKNVTSAVLTRDINKEMLPFQKSIFEEQPTADPKAVASVILGGGVGTRLFPLTSRRAKPAVPIGGCYRLIDVPMSNCINSGIRKIFILTQFNSFSLNRHLARTYNFGNGVGFGDGFVEVLAATQTPGDAGKMWFQGTADAVRQFIWVFENQKNKNVEHIIILSGDHLYRMNYMDFVQKHIDTNADITVSCVPMDDGRASDFGLMKIDETGRIIQFAEKPKGPALKAMQVDTSILGLSEQEASNFPYIASMGVYVFKTDVLLKLLKSAYPSCNDFGSEIIPSAVKDHNVQAYLFNDYWEDIGTVKSFFDANLALTKQPPKFDFNDPKTPFYTSARFLPPTKVDKSRIVDAIISHGCFLRECNIQHSIVGVRSRLDYGVEFKDTMMMGADYYQTESEIASLLAEGKVPIGVGPNTKIQNCIIDKNAKIGKDVVILNKQGVEEADRSAEGFYIRSGITVIMKNATIKDGTVI
- the LOC107026550 gene encoding glucose-1-phosphate adenylyltransferase large subunit 2, chloroplastic/amyloplastic isoform X2; this translates as MDALCAGTAQSVAICNQESTFWGQKISGRRLINKGFGVRWCKSFTTQQRGKNVTSAVLTRDINKEMLPFQKSIFEEQPTADPKAVASVILGGGVGTRLFPLTSRRAKPAVRVTTHTYVPIGGCYRLIDVPMSNCINSGIRKIFILTQFNSFSLNRHLARTYNFGNGVGFGDGFVEVLAATQTPGDAGKMWFQGTADAVRQFIWVFENQKNKNVEHIIILSGDHLYRMNYMDFVQKHIDTNADITVSCVPMDDGRASDFGLMKIDETGRIIQFAEKPKGPALKAMQVDTSILGLSEQEASNFPYIASMGVYVFKTDVLLKLLKSAYPSCNDFGSEIIPSAVKDHNVQAYLFNDYWEDIGTVKSFFDANLALTKQPPKFDFNDPKTPFYTSARFLPPTKVDKSRIVDAIISHGCFLRECNIQHSIVGVRSRLDYGVEFKDTMMMGADYYQTESEIASLLAEGKVPIGVGPNTKIQNCIIDKNAKIGKDVVILNKQGVEEADRSAEGFYIRSGITVIMKNATIKDGTVI